A genomic segment from Aspergillus chevalieri M1 DNA, chromosome 7, nearly complete sequence encodes:
- a CDS encoding uncharacterized protein (COG:S;~EggNog:ENOG410PYN0) — translation MKHQAALNTSIPNFEINRVTNIVQALLKKQVFQSDTKAKMEFPDIFTPSPANNVKSNVFEADADHSAAHILEEITLAHAKDSERTQVPPGSLSVQLQAHDEAQVQAEGDSDSSPGSALEPRLPMPSLYPSYFPYSAQHSLLSSIQQVLEECCFDFTKKWLPSEVENHEWDCAAAMELTEWTKFLAKWSPQLPHESLQLRGSQLDTLLSKICQIRHTAVHRQPITATSVSLLVLAAKRLAEALQDPLRTSQLEDLHFDIQNKIQAMELNKNALEADHAHELRAVQLQRDELDQKEEQLRAKIINHDKENKTLTGLLVKESIRRIFNDRESALDYDSAWFEAEYEGANRNTFN, via the exons ATGAAGCACCAAGCTGCACTCAATACGTCAATTCCCAATTTTGAGATCAACAGGGTCACAAATATTGTTCAAGCCCTCTTGAAGAAGCAAGTGTTCCAATCAGACACTAAGGCTAAGATGGAATTTCCCGATATATTTACTCCTTCTCCTGCCAATAACGTCAAAAGCAATGTCTTTGAAGCTGATGCAGACCATTCAGCAGCACATATACTTGAAGAAATTACACTTGCTCACGCGAAAGACAGTGAGAGGACGCAGGTTCCTCCAGGGTCGCTGTCTGTTCAGTTACAAGCCCATGATGAAGCGCAGGTTCAGGCTGAGGGAGACAGCGATTCAT CACCTGGATCTGCATTAGAGCCGAGATTACCTATGCCTTCTCTCTATCCATCATACTTTCCATATAGTGCCCAGCATTCTCTCTTATCGAGTATTCAACAAGTCCTAGAAGAATGCTGTTTTGATTTTACAAAGAAATGGTTACCTTCTGAAGTCGAAAACCACGAATGGGATTGTGCCGCGGCTATGGAGCTCACAGAGTGGACGAAGTTCTTAGCAAAGTGGTCACCACAACTTCCCCATGAGTCCTTGCAATTGAGAGGCTCACAGTTAGACACACTCCTATCTAAAATTTGTCAAATTCGACACACAGCAGTTCACCGGCAGCCAATCACAGCAACCAGTGTCAGTTTGCTGGTCCTGGCAGCTAAGAGGCTGGCAGAAGCTTTGCAAGATCCTTTACGCACATCACAATTGGAAGACCTTCACTTCGACATACAAAACAAGATCCAGGCAATGGAGCTGAACAAGAACGCCCTTGAAGCTGATCATGCTCATGAGCTTAGAGCCGTGCAGCTCCAACGAGATGAATTAGACCAGAAGGAGGAGCAGCTCAGAGCCAAAATTATCAACCACGACAAAGAGAACAAAACTCTCACAGGCCTTCTGGTTAAGGAATCAATTAGAAGAATTTTTAATGACAGAGAAAGCGCCCTTGATTATGATTCGGCTTGGTTTGAGGCGGAATATGAGGGAGCAAATAGAAAC ACCTTTAACTAA